The Nesterenkonia xinjiangensis genome contains a region encoding:
- a CDS encoding DUF1540 domain-containing protein, translating into MTSLAPVASCEVTACAFNDGACRADAVTISGSTGSPTCGTFIALDVRGGLPTAEGHVGACQRLECVHNTDLMCTAEAVTVGGDTANCLTYSQE; encoded by the coding sequence ATGACCAGCCTCGCCCCCGTCGCCTCCTGCGAGGTGACCGCCTGCGCATTCAACGACGGTGCCTGCCGCGCGGACGCCGTCACGATCTCCGGCTCCACGGGTTCACCTACCTGCGGGACCTTCATCGCCCTCGACGTGCGGGGCGGGCTCCCCACCGCAGAGGGACACGTCGGCGCATGCCAACGCCTGGAGTGCGTGCACAACACAGACCTGATGTGCACTGCCGAGGCTGTCACCGTCGGCGGCGACACCGCGAACTGCCTGACCTACTCCCAGGAGTGA
- a CDS encoding Ku protein: protein MAHRTSSVGTGNVSGRRSLAFDALQPRPQRLELRVREAGAHAPGAAQNAVVDYKDIKRAYEEDSDTVIVTREELAGLPVDESREITVQRFAPAEQADPMLLDRSYSLEPISKSPKAYVLQTMRWADEVRQPVVEEDKGAEVISLMVALKKPA from the coding sequence GTGGCCCACCGGACCTCATCGGTCGGCACGGGGAACGTCTCCGGTCGGCGGAGTCTTGCGTTCGATGCGCTCCAACCTCGACCGCAGCGACTCGAGCTCCGCGTCCGAGAAGCCGGTGCCCACGCGCCCGGCGCAGCGCAGAACGCCGTCGTCGACTACAAGGACATCAAGCGCGCCTACGAGGAGGACTCCGACACTGTCATCGTCACCCGGGAGGAGCTCGCGGGACTTCCCGTGGACGAGAGCCGGGAGATCACCGTCCAGCGGTTCGCCCCCGCCGAGCAGGCCGATCCGATGCTGCTGGACCGCAGCTACTCTCTCGAGCCGATCTCAAAGTCCCCCAAGGCCTACGTGCTGCAGACGATGCGATGGGCCGACGAGGTCCGCCAGCCCGTGGTGGAGGAGGACAAGGGCGCCGAGGTCATCAGCCTGATGGTGGCACTGAAGAAGCCAGCCTGA
- a CDS encoding NINE protein translates to MASRAYDGPQKDPGIALVLTIVGFFFVAGLQYFYLGKILMGLLFLFTLGFLYVGTVISLFTIRGETRRVNYLRARGMR, encoded by the coding sequence ATGGCATCACGCGCATATGACGGACCGCAGAAGGACCCGGGGATCGCCCTGGTGCTGACCATCGTGGGCTTCTTCTTCGTGGCCGGGCTGCAGTACTTCTACCTGGGCAAGATCCTCATGGGACTCCTGTTCCTGTTCACCTTGGGATTCCTCTACGTGGGCACGGTGATCTCCCTGTTCACCATCCGAGGCGAGACCCGCAGGGTCAACTACCTGCGTGCCCGCGGGATGCGCTGA
- the bcp gene encoding thioredoxin-dependent thiol peroxidase has protein sequence MAHRLAPGDVAPTFTLPAAGGGTVGLADLRGQKVIVYFYPKASTPGCTKEACDFRDSLESLQAAGYAVLGVSPDPVSAIGKFTENESLNFPLLSDEDHQVAEAYGAWGEKKNYGRVTEGLIRSTVVIDAEGNVELAQYNVKATGHVGRLRDKLDI, from the coding sequence ATGGCACATCGACTCGCACCGGGCGACGTCGCCCCGACCTTCACCCTTCCCGCCGCCGGCGGGGGCACCGTCGGCCTCGCCGACCTCCGTGGGCAGAAGGTCATCGTCTACTTCTACCCGAAGGCCTCGACGCCGGGCTGCACCAAGGAGGCCTGCGACTTCCGCGACTCCCTCGAGTCCCTGCAGGCCGCCGGGTACGCCGTTCTGGGCGTCTCCCCCGACCCGGTCTCTGCGATCGGGAAGTTCACCGAGAACGAGTCGCTGAACTTCCCGCTGCTCAGCGACGAGGACCACCAGGTCGCCGAGGCCTACGGCGCCTGGGGGGAGAAGAAGAACTACGGCCGTGTCACCGAGGGCCTCATCCGCTCCACCGTCGTCATCGACGCGGAGGGGAATGTCGAGCTGGCCCAGTACAACGTCAAGGCCACCGGGCATGTCGGGCGGCTGCGCGACAAGCTCGACATCTGA
- a CDS encoding EamA family transporter — protein MPTRHALLAALAAAFWGLNIVAIHQSLEHFPPLFLGGLRFLLLAVPAVLFVPWPGVRVRHLLGFGLGTGTLQFVGLYLGMAAGFPAGLASLVLTCAAPLTVLLGALMLRERVTGRAAAGVGLALVGLGVAGSVRGGLDGWGPFLLVLLGALGWALGNLASRRAMPERPLALVLWMSVVPPVPMLGLSLMVEGPEEIAEAVSGSSSWEAVPAWAGLVYTVLVGSLVAPTIWAWLLRRHPAGAVAPFSMLVPVVGFFAAWLALGERPAGLEILGGALVVAGVLWGSARRRPVVS, from the coding sequence GTGCCTACCCGACATGCCCTCCTCGCCGCGCTCGCCGCCGCCTTCTGGGGGCTGAACATCGTGGCCATCCATCAGTCGCTCGAACACTTCCCCCCGCTCTTCCTCGGCGGGCTGCGCTTCCTGCTGCTGGCGGTGCCGGCTGTGCTGTTCGTCCCCTGGCCCGGTGTCCGGGTGCGCCACCTGCTGGGGTTCGGCCTGGGGACGGGAACTCTGCAGTTCGTGGGGCTGTACCTGGGCATGGCGGCAGGGTTCCCGGCGGGCCTGGCCTCTTTGGTGCTCACCTGTGCGGCGCCGTTGACGGTCCTGCTGGGCGCGCTGATGCTGCGCGAGAGGGTCACGGGCCGTGCGGCCGCCGGCGTCGGGCTGGCGCTGGTCGGGCTGGGGGTCGCCGGGTCGGTGCGGGGCGGACTGGACGGATGGGGGCCGTTCCTGCTGGTGCTGCTCGGCGCCCTGGGCTGGGCGCTGGGGAACCTGGCCTCACGCCGAGCGATGCCGGAGCGGCCGCTGGCGTTGGTCTTGTGGATGTCCGTGGTGCCACCGGTGCCGATGCTCGGCCTGTCGCTGATGGTGGAGGGGCCCGAGGAGATCGCTGAGGCGGTCTCCGGCTCCTCCTCCTGGGAGGCCGTGCCGGCCTGGGCGGGGCTGGTGTACACGGTGCTGGTGGGATCCCTCGTGGCGCCGACGATCTGGGCCTGGCTGCTGCGCCGGCACCCCGCCGGGGCGGTCGCGCCGTTCTCGATGCTGGTCCCCGTCGTCGGGTTCTTCGCGGCCTGGCTGGCGCTGGGCGAGCGGCCCGCCGGGCTGGAGATCCTCGGCGGGGCGCTGGTGGTCGCGGGCGTGCTGTGGGGCTCCGCACGGCGCCGCCCGGTCGTCAGCTGA
- a CDS encoding LysR family transcriptional regulator — translation MEIRHLELLRELSERGSLAAVARATHRTPAALSQQLRTAERELGVKLVEPVSRGIRLTSAGQLLADGATEILHSLASLRAELDAATGEPRGKVTVQALPSAGAPLLPDLVRRLAGSPLTVQLSDFLSMERFASFARDADIVIGHHTTPRPAPQTAEGLITTVLAHEPLDIALSTRHPLADQDELHPSQLVGLPWVGVPEGYPFDAVPAAVEQATGEPAHRVCRLRDNHLVEALVARDVGVGVLPRFASRPGPGIALRPLVGAPAERTIIALSRPERHARQAVRTVLDELREIGQTLTAEG, via the coding sequence ATGGAGATCAGGCATCTGGAACTGCTCAGGGAACTGTCCGAGCGTGGCAGCCTCGCCGCCGTCGCCCGAGCCACCCACCGCACGCCGGCCGCGCTCTCCCAGCAGCTGCGCACCGCCGAGCGCGAGCTCGGGGTGAAACTGGTCGAGCCGGTCTCCCGAGGGATCCGGCTCACCTCAGCCGGCCAGCTGCTCGCCGACGGCGCCACCGAGATCCTGCACAGCCTCGCGTCCCTGCGTGCTGAGCTCGACGCCGCCACCGGCGAACCCCGGGGGAAGGTCACGGTCCAGGCCCTGCCCAGCGCCGGGGCACCGCTCCTTCCGGACCTGGTCCGGCGGCTCGCCGGGAGTCCCCTCACCGTGCAGCTCAGCGACTTCCTGTCCATGGAGCGTTTCGCCTCCTTCGCCCGCGACGCGGACATCGTCATCGGCCACCACACCACCCCGCGTCCTGCCCCGCAGACTGCCGAAGGACTCATCACGACCGTCCTGGCCCACGAACCGCTCGACATCGCCCTGTCCACCCGCCACCCGCTCGCCGACCAGGACGAGCTGCACCCTTCCCAGCTGGTCGGCCTCCCCTGGGTCGGGGTCCCCGAGGGGTATCCGTTCGATGCCGTGCCGGCCGCCGTGGAGCAGGCCACCGGCGAGCCGGCGCACCGCGTGTGTCGACTGCGCGACAACCATCTGGTCGAAGCGCTCGTCGCCCGCGACGTGGGCGTCGGGGTGCTGCCGCGCTTCGCCTCGCGACCCGGTCCCGGGATCGCGCTGAGACCGCTGGTCGGCGCCCCGGCGGAGCGGACGATCATCGCCCTGAGCCGTCCTGAGCGGCACGCCCGACAGGCCGTGCGCACAGTGCTCGACGAACTCCGGGAGATCGGGCAGACGCTGACCGCTGAAGGGTGA
- a CDS encoding ABC transporter substrate-binding protein translates to MADELNRRQMLGASSAAAATGLLLAPSITWPAASADPDDGPAEDAEHEAEELRERTVVVAGVSAVTSLDPALAVDTETERVCRQVFEGLLGIDQETGATRPLLARDWDVDDDGLVYTFQLRQGVVFHDGTALTADSVVANVERWGRLDELYGTGNLRRTATLPFESLFGGYLGDETCVLDSVEAEDESTVVLTLSEPIVFLPQALTLPAFGIASPEVLSDSDPDLVSRSPIGTGAYRVTEAADGDVVMEAFEDYWNGAVTAGAEDDGPAGPPPERVEVRAVPRSFDRLRDLQRGQVDVYDYITADNLRPLVQSGRMILQRDPFSILYLGFNLEHPIMEDRRMREAAARAVDRSALIDGLFLDGTRPAHQFTPASLGVHSESAERYGRDLEEARALLEAAGYDGEPLRFHYPMNATRSYLPRPEAVYASIARDLTRVGFVVQPHPVPWDSGYLEEVLEDEDRAMHLLGRNGGYRSPHSFFGPLFQRTSREFGYDSEEVRDLLLQARGETDEEDRAELYREVADIVAEDLPAMPLVHPISGLALGRRVSDYPMSPVLFEPFREIRMNQV, encoded by the coding sequence ATGGCCGACGAGCTCAACCGGCGGCAGATGCTGGGCGCCTCCTCCGCGGCCGCAGCCACCGGACTGCTCCTCGCGCCCTCCATCACCTGGCCGGCCGCCTCCGCAGACCCCGATGACGGGCCGGCCGAGGACGCTGAGCACGAGGCCGAGGAGCTGCGCGAGCGCACCGTGGTGGTCGCCGGCGTCTCCGCCGTCACCTCCCTGGACCCGGCCCTGGCGGTGGACACGGAGACCGAACGCGTCTGCCGGCAGGTCTTCGAGGGTCTGCTGGGCATCGATCAGGAGACCGGAGCCACCCGTCCGCTGCTCGCCCGAGACTGGGACGTCGACGACGACGGCCTCGTCTACACCTTCCAGCTGCGCCAGGGCGTGGTCTTCCACGACGGGACCGCGCTGACCGCCGACTCCGTGGTGGCCAACGTGGAGCGCTGGGGCCGGCTCGACGAGCTCTACGGCACCGGCAACCTGCGCCGCACGGCCACTCTGCCCTTCGAGTCCCTGTTCGGGGGCTATCTGGGCGACGAGACCTGCGTCCTGGATTCGGTCGAGGCCGAGGACGAGTCCACCGTGGTGCTGACCCTCTCGGAGCCGATCGTGTTCCTGCCCCAGGCCCTCACCCTGCCGGCCTTCGGCATCGCGTCGCCGGAGGTGCTCTCCGACTCCGACCCCGACCTGGTCTCCCGCTCCCCGATCGGCACCGGCGCCTACCGCGTCACCGAGGCCGCGGACGGTGACGTCGTCATGGAGGCCTTCGAGGACTATTGGAACGGCGCGGTGACCGCCGGCGCAGAGGACGACGGCCCGGCCGGTCCGCCACCCGAGCGGGTCGAGGTCCGGGCGGTGCCACGGTCTTTCGACCGGCTCCGTGATCTGCAGCGCGGCCAGGTCGACGTCTACGACTACATCACCGCCGACAACCTGCGCCCGCTGGTGCAGTCTGGCCGGATGATCCTGCAGCGCGACCCCTTCTCCATCCTGTATCTGGGATTCAACCTGGAGCACCCGATCATGGAGGACCGCCGGATGCGGGAGGCCGCCGCCCGGGCGGTGGACCGTTCCGCGCTGATCGACGGCCTCTTTCTGGACGGCACCCGCCCCGCCCACCAGTTCACCCCCGCCTCGCTGGGAGTCCACTCCGAGTCCGCCGAGCGCTACGGACGAGATCTGGAGGAGGCCCGCGCGCTGCTCGAGGCGGCCGGCTACGACGGCGAGCCGCTCCGCTTCCACTATCCGATGAACGCGACCCGCAGCTACCTGCCCAGGCCCGAGGCCGTCTACGCCTCGATCGCCCGGGATCTGACCCGGGTCGGGTTCGTCGTCCAGCCGCATCCCGTCCCGTGGGACTCCGGGTACCTGGAGGAGGTGCTCGAGGACGAGGACCGGGCGATGCACCTGCTGGGCCGCAACGGCGGCTACCGCTCCCCCCATTCCTTCTTCGGGCCGCTGTTCCAACGCACCTCCCGTGAATTCGGCTACGACTCTGAGGAGGTCCGGGACCTCCTGCTGCAGGCCCGGGGCGAGACCGACGAGGAGGACCGCGCCGAGCTGTATCGCGAGGTGGCCGACATCGTCGCTGAGGATCTTCCCGCGATGCCGCTGGTCCATCCCATCTCCGGGCTGGCACTGGGGCGTCGGGTGTCCGACTACCCGATGTCTCCGGTGCTCTTCGAACCGTTCCGAGAGATCCGCATGAACCAGGTGTGA
- a CDS encoding malate:quinone oxidoreductase: protein MATSSSTSAEQQFDVILIGGGIMSTTLGTILKELEPNWSIALYETLDQAGQESSDPWNNAGTGHAALCELNYTPRGTDGAISTAKAQGINEQFQVSRQLWSHWVENGTLGSPRTFINALPHVSFVWGEENARYLKDRYEALKPLPLFRDIEHTEDLDEISTWAPLLTEGRDPQQRVAASKIDSGTDVDFGSLSRQLANHLTGSDVDLRYGHEVTAVSRGADGRWQLKVHNKAAGQKFTASARFVFVGAGGGALSLLQSSGIPEIKGFGGFPVSGKFLRSTDSSVAERHHAKVYGLASVGAPPMSVPHLDTRFVEGRRTLMFGPYAGFSTSFLKHGSITDLPFSVRPHNLLPMMQVGASNTDLVTYLMKEVTTSQKRKIEALRHFYPQADDEAWELITAGQRVQVMKKDAKGKGVLQFGTELVAGADGTIAGLLGASPGASTAPSIMFRLLERCFPAQLETWRPRLQEMIPSYGHQLNEDPRLLAEISAATSTSLQLDA from the coding sequence GTGGCCACGTCATCGTCGACCAGCGCCGAGCAGCAGTTCGATGTCATCCTCATCGGCGGGGGCATCATGTCCACCACCCTGGGGACCATCCTGAAGGAGCTCGAGCCGAACTGGTCGATCGCTCTCTACGAGACGCTGGACCAGGCTGGCCAGGAGTCCTCGGACCCGTGGAACAACGCCGGCACCGGCCACGCCGCCCTGTGCGAGCTGAACTACACCCCGCGCGGCACCGACGGCGCGATCTCCACCGCTAAGGCACAGGGCATCAACGAGCAGTTCCAGGTCTCCCGCCAGCTGTGGTCCCACTGGGTGGAGAACGGCACCCTGGGTTCCCCGCGGACCTTCATCAATGCGCTGCCGCACGTGAGCTTCGTCTGGGGCGAGGAGAACGCCCGGTACCTGAAGGATCGCTACGAAGCCCTGAAGCCCCTGCCGCTGTTCCGCGACATCGAGCACACCGAGGACCTCGATGAGATCTCGACGTGGGCACCGCTGCTCACAGAAGGTCGTGATCCGCAGCAGCGGGTGGCGGCCTCGAAGATCGACTCCGGCACCGACGTCGACTTCGGGTCGCTGTCCCGTCAGCTGGCCAACCACCTCACCGGCTCCGATGTGGACCTGCGCTACGGCCACGAGGTCACCGCCGTCTCCCGAGGCGCCGACGGCCGCTGGCAGCTGAAGGTCCACAACAAGGCGGCCGGCCAGAAGTTCACCGCCTCAGCTCGTTTCGTGTTCGTCGGGGCCGGCGGCGGCGCTCTGAGCCTGCTGCAGTCCTCCGGCATCCCGGAGATCAAGGGCTTCGGCGGATTCCCGGTCTCCGGCAAGTTCCTGCGCAGCACCGACTCCTCGGTGGCGGAGCGGCATCACGCCAAGGTTTACGGGCTGGCCTCGGTGGGAGCGCCCCCGATGTCCGTGCCGCACCTGGACACCCGCTTCGTCGAGGGGCGGCGGACCCTGATGTTCGGCCCCTACGCCGGATTCTCGACGAGCTTCCTGAAGCACGGCTCCATCACCGACCTGCCGTTCTCGGTGCGTCCGCACAATCTGCTGCCGATGATGCAGGTGGGCGCCTCGAACACCGATCTGGTGACCTACCTGATGAAGGAGGTCACCACCTCCCAGAAGCGCAAGATCGAGGCGCTGCGTCACTTCTACCCGCAGGCCGATGACGAGGCCTGGGAGCTGATCACCGCCGGTCAGCGCGTCCAGGTGATGAAGAAGGACGCCAAGGGCAAGGGTGTGCTGCAGTTCGGCACGGAGCTGGTCGCCGGGGCCGACGGCACCATCGCCGGCCTGCTGGGCGCGTCCCCCGGGGCCTCCACCGCACCCTCGATCATGTTCAGGCTGCTCGAGCGGTGCTTCCCGGCCCAGCTGGAGACCTGGAGGCCACGGCTGCAGGAGATGATCCCCTCCTACGGTCACCAGCTCAACGAGGATCCCCGCCTGCTCGCCGAGATCTCCGCGGCCACGAGCACATCCCTGCAGCTCGACGCCTGA
- a CDS encoding alpha/beta fold hydrolase, protein MRRLYHPAPETFRTPSGLTAHLWRGADAAPAPVVLIHGYGSNVLFNWVKTGWLEPLAEHGRSILAVDLPGHGTSAEVDPAGVRAEDLLVDLRTLLVDHLQAGVSTTPVTVHGYSLGSRLAWQFAAANPELLALLVMGGSPASDRLSGLDSDAARRWAREGTPPRDGLTRAVVTVAAAMPDQNLPHVVELLLSLAQEPFDFAAAVPAVPTLVVAGEKDEIAVGASHLAQLVRRTGAAARFVEIAGRTHVNVLTSRIYKDSVLDALP, encoded by the coding sequence GTGAGACGCCTATATCACCCCGCTCCGGAGACCTTCCGCACTCCGTCCGGGCTCACCGCCCATCTGTGGCGCGGCGCCGACGCCGCCCCCGCACCTGTGGTGCTGATCCACGGCTACGGGTCCAACGTGCTGTTCAACTGGGTGAAGACCGGGTGGCTCGAGCCGCTGGCCGAGCACGGGCGCAGCATCCTGGCCGTGGACCTGCCGGGGCACGGCACCTCCGCCGAAGTGGACCCGGCTGGGGTGCGTGCCGAGGACCTGCTGGTCGATCTGCGCACTCTGCTCGTCGATCATCTCCAGGCCGGCGTGTCCACGACTCCTGTCACCGTCCACGGGTATTCCCTCGGTTCCCGGCTGGCTTGGCAGTTCGCCGCCGCGAACCCGGAGCTGTTGGCCCTGCTGGTGATGGGCGGCTCGCCGGCCTCGGACCGGCTCTCCGGGCTGGACTCCGACGCGGCCCGCCGCTGGGCGCGGGAGGGGACTCCTCCGCGGGACGGGCTGACCCGCGCTGTGGTCACGGTGGCCGCGGCGATGCCGGACCAGAACCTGCCCCATGTGGTGGAGTTGCTGCTCAGCCTCGCCCAGGAGCCCTTCGATTTCGCCGCTGCGGTGCCTGCGGTCCCGACTCTGGTGGTCGCCGGGGAGAAGGACGAGATCGCTGTGGGTGCTTCGCACCTGGCGCAGCTGGTCCGCCGCACCGGTGCTGCGGCACGGTTCGTGGAGATCGCGGGCCGCACCCACGTCAATGTGCTGACCTCCCGGATCTACAAGGACTCCGTCCTCGATGCCCTCCCCTGA
- a CDS encoding AAA family ATPase, giving the protein MRLHRLRLTAFGPFPGTEEIDFDALSADGLFLLHGRTGSGKTTVLDAVTFALYGDVPGQRDVAGLHSHLAPPEREPSVELEFTQSDRRWLIRRTPPHRRPSRRAKTGFVAQNQTVLLQVHDGEQWREVTSGVQAASKEIQDILPLDRHQFTKVILLPQGEFAQFLHANSMEKQKLLQKLFDTTLFQSLEAELNDRAKQLRERIARAEHRVEVTADGVRSQAQAMLKPALGEDLSRFTAVPPGELGEALELLADWLARDLARSVETAAAEEGAARDRAEVLRRRRTLLQGLAAHEERRAAHEARREAVQQHRTELTRHQQATEIRHWFVNAERLEHEAGTRRDHAAEQIVALRATLGAQQDVDTDGTAAAALVSADGTPDPQPLRVLLDELAQLRGALQEQDAARLERRRREVDDELTLARRRVGEQQEICRRLDEEITGIAEGEQKLAAAWQDVEELEHRSRVLEGFLRLHRRRAELAGQLDQRRGRADKARAAALEAERTEQSADARRRRLLAGHLSTVARRLAADLVSGEPCLVCGSTDHPDPARGADQEASEEPAREVGEEDVEQATEHLHDAARARARADSAFEAAREAVRELEEDLSELARQLREAGGADPDPADPAPATRVEVCAGEALVETAAAELEDAQRRHDMAEQSLRDQRRREADLARLREELAAARRGRLAGGHALERAEAEVDRLTHEITTSDVLLTRLRGSHPDVGARLTALELLETRCREAETVLNRWRDAEGSARAARESARQHLQDSPVAAEEELDSALLDDAAVHDHQKMIQAWNREEQRLGLAEESQDIVAAHALREEEPTLPEEVTVRAAEQHAEAADARHHQAQSARDRFEDRRRAAGEACLRMTAALRARDGELAEHRRLAELASTLNGAGPDNPRRMTLTSYVLAGRLERVASAATRHLQTMSEGRYQLLHDDAEGTGRRHGLELKVHDEHSDHERPTSSLSGGETFMASLAMALGLAEVVQSEAGGVGLESLFIDEGFGSLDEESLDHVMAALHRLQGEGRRVGVVSHVTEMHRAIPTQLQVIRRRTGSTVSMLIPGAIDSPQHSAEDTLSVP; this is encoded by the coding sequence AGTCACCTCGCGCCCCCGGAGCGCGAGCCCAGCGTGGAGCTGGAGTTCACCCAGTCGGACCGGCGCTGGCTGATCCGCCGCACCCCTCCGCATCGGCGGCCGAGTCGTCGGGCGAAGACCGGCTTCGTCGCGCAGAACCAGACCGTGCTGCTCCAGGTCCACGACGGCGAGCAGTGGCGGGAGGTCACCAGCGGGGTGCAGGCCGCCTCCAAGGAGATCCAGGACATCCTGCCGCTGGACCGCCATCAGTTCACCAAGGTTATCCTGCTGCCGCAGGGCGAGTTCGCCCAGTTCCTGCACGCGAACAGCATGGAGAAGCAGAAGCTCCTGCAGAAGCTCTTCGACACCACTCTGTTCCAGAGTTTGGAGGCCGAGCTCAACGACCGGGCCAAGCAGCTGCGCGAACGGATCGCCCGGGCCGAGCACCGCGTGGAGGTCACCGCCGACGGCGTCCGCTCCCAGGCGCAGGCCATGCTGAAGCCGGCGCTGGGGGAGGACCTCTCGCGCTTCACTGCGGTGCCTCCGGGGGAACTGGGCGAGGCCCTGGAGCTTCTCGCTGATTGGCTGGCTCGGGACCTGGCGCGCAGCGTGGAGACCGCCGCCGCCGAGGAAGGGGCTGCGCGTGACCGCGCAGAGGTGCTCCGCCGACGTCGGACCCTGCTGCAGGGGCTCGCTGCCCACGAGGAGCGACGTGCCGCCCATGAGGCTCGGCGCGAGGCGGTGCAGCAGCACCGCACCGAGCTCACCCGGCATCAGCAGGCCACGGAGATCCGCCACTGGTTTGTCAACGCCGAGCGCCTCGAACATGAGGCCGGCACGCGGCGCGACCACGCCGCAGAACAGATCGTCGCGCTGCGGGCGACGCTCGGCGCACAACAGGATGTCGACACCGACGGGACGGCGGCCGCCGCGCTGGTGTCCGCTGACGGAACCCCGGATCCGCAGCCGCTCCGGGTGCTGCTCGATGAGCTGGCGCAGCTGCGCGGAGCCCTCCAGGAGCAGGACGCCGCGCGGCTGGAACGGCGGCGACGCGAGGTCGACGACGAGCTGACCCTCGCCCGGCGTCGGGTCGGCGAACAGCAGGAGATCTGCCGCAGGCTCGACGAGGAGATCACCGGGATCGCCGAAGGTGAGCAGAAGCTCGCCGCAGCCTGGCAAGACGTCGAGGAGCTCGAGCACCGGAGCAGGGTCCTGGAAGGATTCCTGAGGTTGCACCGGCGCCGTGCCGAGCTGGCGGGTCAGCTGGATCAGCGCCGCGGCCGTGCCGACAAAGCCCGGGCCGCGGCGCTGGAGGCTGAACGCACCGAGCAGTCGGCCGACGCCCGCAGGCGCCGGCTCCTCGCCGGGCACCTGAGCACGGTGGCACGCCGCCTCGCCGCAGACCTGGTCTCCGGAGAGCCCTGCCTGGTCTGCGGCTCCACCGATCATCCCGATCCCGCGAGAGGCGCCGATCAGGAGGCCTCTGAGGAGCCAGCGCGGGAGGTCGGTGAGGAGGACGTCGAGCAGGCCACCGAACACCTCCATGACGCCGCCCGCGCCCGCGCCCGGGCGGACTCCGCGTTCGAGGCCGCCCGCGAAGCGGTCCGGGAGCTCGAGGAGGACCTGTCCGAGCTCGCCCGGCAGCTCCGGGAAGCAGGCGGCGCCGACCCCGACCCTGCCGACCCCGCCCCCGCGACGCGCGTGGAGGTGTGCGCGGGCGAGGCGCTCGTGGAGACTGCCGCCGCCGAGCTCGAGGACGCGCAGCGGCGGCATGACATGGCGGAGCAGAGTCTGCGGGACCAGCGCCGACGGGAGGCGGACCTCGCGCGGCTCCGCGAGGAGCTCGCCGCCGCGCGGCGCGGCCGTCTCGCCGGGGGCCATGCTCTCGAGCGGGCCGAGGCTGAGGTGGATCGACTGACCCACGAGATCACCACGTCGGACGTGCTCCTCACCCGGCTGCGCGGCTCTCACCCCGACGTCGGAGCACGCCTGACCGCGCTCGAGCTCCTCGAGACCCGGTGCCGGGAGGCCGAGACGGTCCTCAACCGGTGGCGGGACGCTGAGGGGTCGGCCCGGGCGGCTCGCGAGTCTGCCCGCCAGCATCTGCAGGACTCGCCGGTGGCCGCTGAGGAGGAGCTCGACTCCGCTCTCCTGGACGACGCCGCCGTGCACGACCATCAGAAGATGATCCAGGCGTGGAACAGGGAGGAACAGCGGCTGGGTCTTGCGGAGGAGTCTCAGGACATCGTGGCGGCCCACGCCCTCCGCGAGGAGGAGCCGACGCTCCCCGAGGAGGTCACAGTCCGGGCCGCCGAGCAGCACGCCGAGGCTGCGGACGCACGTCATCACCAGGCACAGAGCGCCCGCGACCGTTTCGAGGACCGACGACGCGCCGCGGGCGAGGCCTGTCTGCGGATGACCGCGGCGCTGCGGGCCCGGGACGGAGAGCTGGCTGAGCACCGTCGGCTCGCGGAGCTCGCCTCCACCCTCAACGGTGCCGGTCCGGACAATCCTCGCCGCATGACGCTGACCAGCTACGTGCTCGCCGGCCGGCTGGAGAGGGTCGCGTCCGCCGCGACCCGACACCTGCAGACCATGTCGGAAGGGCGTTATCAGCTGCTCCACGATGATGCCGAGGGCACGGGACGGCGTCACGGGCTGGAGCTGAAGGTCCATGATGAGCACAGTGACCATGAGCGACCCACCTCGTCGCTCTCGGGCGGGGAGACGTTCATGGCCTCCCTGGCGATGGCTCTGGGACTGGCTGAAGTGGTGCAGTCCGAAGCCGGGGGAGTGGGACTGGAGAGCCTCTTCATCGATGAGGGCTTCGGTTCACTGGACGAGGAGAGCCTGGACCACGTGATGGCCGCCCTGCACCGTCTCCAGGGCGAAGGGCGGCGGGTCGGGGTCGTCAGCCACGTGACAGAGATGCACCGGGCGATCCCCACTCAGCTGCAGGTCATCCGACGGCGCACCGGCTCCACTGTCAGCATGCTGATCCCCGGTGCCATAGACTCCCCGCAACACTCTGCGGAGGACACGCTCAGCGTTCCCTGA